The Mucilaginibacter terrenus genome has a segment encoding these proteins:
- a CDS encoding ABC transporter ATP-binding protein: MLSIKNIVKQYAGHRALDDVSLEVESGKIFGLLGPNGAGKTSLIRIINQITAPDSGEVYFNGEKLNQSHIERIGYLPEERGLYKKMEIGEQMIYLARLKGLSRTDATAKLKYWFQKLDMESWWKKKIEELSKGMSQKAQFVATVLHEPDLIILDEPFSGFDPVNAELIKNEILELNKKGATILFSTHRMESVEELCDSIALIHKSHKILDGRVKNIRHSYRNDTYLVEYTGEKLSFDGSQPFSIINETAGDDSYIVKIKLENSTANEALQYLLPKTRINMLQEVIPSMNEIFIEKVNQIA; the protein is encoded by the coding sequence ATGCTAAGCATTAAAAACATTGTTAAGCAGTATGCCGGTCATCGCGCTTTAGATGATGTAAGCCTGGAAGTTGAGAGCGGCAAGATCTTCGGCTTGCTTGGCCCAAACGGTGCAGGTAAAACGTCTCTCATCCGCATTATTAACCAAATTACCGCTCCGGATTCAGGTGAGGTTTATTTCAACGGCGAGAAGCTCAATCAATCGCATATAGAACGTATTGGTTATTTGCCCGAAGAACGCGGCCTGTACAAAAAAATGGAGATAGGCGAACAGATGATCTACCTGGCGCGCCTTAAAGGATTAAGCCGTACCGACGCAACTGCAAAGCTTAAATACTGGTTCCAGAAACTGGATATGGAAAGCTGGTGGAAAAAGAAGATAGAAGAACTATCTAAAGGTATGTCACAAAAGGCGCAGTTTGTGGCTACGGTACTTCACGAGCCGGACCTGATCATCCTGGATGAACCTTTTAGTGGTTTTGACCCGGTAAACGCTGAACTCATCAAGAACGAGATACTTGAACTAAATAAAAAAGGCGCAACCATATTATTCTCCACCCATAGGATGGAGTCGGTTGAAGAACTTTGCGATTCTATTGCCCTTATCCACAAATCGCATAAGATCTTGGACGGCCGGGTAAAGAACATCCGCCACTCTTACCGTAATGATACTTACCTGGTAGAGTACACCGGTGAAAAATTAAGTTTTGACGGCTCACAACCTTTTAGCATTATAAACGAAACTGCCGGCGACGACAGCTACATTGTGAAAATAAAGCTGGAGAACAGCACCGCCAATGAGGCACTGCAATACCTGCTGCCTAAAACCCGCATTAACATGCTGCAGGAGGTT